The Spea bombifrons isolate aSpeBom1 chromosome 4, aSpeBom1.2.pri, whole genome shotgun sequence genome segment AATTCCCGTTAATTACCGTTGAGGGTTTTTAATTATTGACGGGGGGGCTTGGTGTCCGGAAACCCTGCCTGGAGCCGCGTTGCATTGTGTTGTCCCCCCTCCCCGGGTGTGTAGATATTGCCCCCGTCGGGGTGTTTACCGCCTTCTCGGTGTCGCCCCCCCCGGATGTGTAGATATTGCCCCCGTCGGGGTGTTTACCGCCTTCTCGGTGTCGCCCCCCCGGATGTGTAGATATTGCCCCCCGTCGGGGTGTTTACCGCCTTCTCGGTGTCGCCCCCCGCAGGTGCTGTTCGTGGCCGGCTTGGCCTTCGTCATCGGCTTGGAGAGAACGTTCCGCTTCTTCTTCCAGAAACATAAAGCTAAAGCCACCGGCTTCTTCCTCGGCGGGGTCCTCGTCGTCCTCATCGGGTGGCCTTTAATAGGGATGGTCCTCGAAATCTACGGCTTCTTTCTGCTCTTCAGGTAATATTTCTGGGGGGTCCCGTCTGCCGGGGGCCGGAGTGAATGCAGCCCCCCCCGGCCTTTACCCCCAAATCTCGCTCCCCGTGAATATCGCGTTCAATGATTTGAGTTATTAATTCACCTTCTTTCTTGTTAAAGGGGCTTTTTTCCGGTGGTCGTCGGCTTCATCCGAAGAATACCCGTCTTGGGGTCGCTCCTCAATTTACCCGGAATCAGTTCGGTAAgaacccccccaacccccctcccccgaccTTGTATTACTCGGTTTTGCCGTGAAGACGTTACCGTTCATTGGCTGCGTATTATTGCTGCTGGGTTCGGAGAGAGGGGTACATACTATGTCTCTGCCGTAGCAGTAGCGCCGTACGGCCGCTGTTTTATCCCGTTTTAGTGTttacaaaaacctttttttttttttt includes the following:
- the GOLT1B gene encoding vesicle transport protein GOT1B, translating into MISLTDTQKIGMGLTGFGVFFLFFGMLLFFDKALLAIGNVLFVAGLAFVIGLERTFRFFFQKHKAKATGFFLGGVLVVLIGWPLIGMVLEIYGFFLLFRGFFPVVVGFIRRIPVLGSLLNLPGISSLVDKVGESNNMV